In a single window of the Acyrthosiphon pisum isolate AL4f chromosome X, pea_aphid_22Mar2018_4r6ur, whole genome shotgun sequence genome:
- the LOC115033127 gene encoding protein ALP1-like, with protein MVMPEPTKDKWIKISKGFEIHAKFPNCIRRSTRALDGKHIRMIQPQNSGSLYYNYKHFFSLVLLALCDANYCFTWVDIGAYGKNTDSGIFKESTYSKLTEKTLNIPDPSPINNSDETILPYVIVADEAFGMLENLMRPYGGKLLSYEKKIFNYRLTLARRYIECTFGIISNKWRILHRPLDVDIDFAEYIVKAICVLHNYVRTRDGCSYEDTFFTAPLSSLTGATTGRAIRVADNVRAKFMDYFTNEGSVEWQNRMI; from the coding sequence atggtcATGCCGGAACCCACTAAGGATAAGTGGATAAAAATTTCTAAAGGATTTGAAATACATGCAAAATTTCCAAACTGCATTAGACGGAGCACTAGAGCACTAGACGGGAAACACATACGTATGATACAACCACAAAATTCTGGTTcgctttattataattataaacattttttttcgcttGTTTTATTGGCATTATGCGAtgctaattattgttttacttgGGTGGACATTGGTGCTTATGGTAAGAATACTGACTCAGGAATTTTCAAAGAATCCACTTATTCAAAACTAACTGAAAAAACGTTGAATATTCCTGATCCAAGTCCTATTAACAATTCAGATGAAACCATATTGCCATACGTCATAGTAGCTGATGAAGCTTTCGGTATGTTGGAGAACTTAATGAGACCATACGGTGGAAAGTTATTatcgtacgaaaaaaaaatttttaactatcgCTTAACTTTAGCACGAAGATACATTGAGTGTACTTTTggtattattagtaataaatggCGTATATTACATCGTCCACTAGACGTGGACATCGATTTTGCAGAATATATTGTGAAAGCAATTTGCGTACTCCACAATTATGTAAGAACACGAGATGGCTGCAGTTAtgaagatacattttttacagcACCCCTATCGAGTTTAACTGGAGCTACAACTGGACGCGCTATACGAGTAGCAGATAATGTTCGAGCCAAATTTATGGATTATTTCACCAATGAAGGAAGTGTCGAATGGCAAAAccgtatgatataa
- the LOC103309730 gene encoding myb/SANT-like DNA-binding domain-containing protein 3, translating into MTPIKKKATNFSYKEEKPLLALVKKYASTIECKRTDINSNKLKAAFYEKLAIEFNSVCDECYRSPKILRSKYENIKKCGKKVFSNERAYLHGTCGGPARTTSSSKIQSELQEILGNQVTDSILVQLFPFRV; encoded by the coding sequence atgactccaattaaaaaaaaagccacTAACTTTTCCTACAAAGAAGAGAAACCTTTGCTTGCTTTGGTTAAAAAATATGCTTCAACGATCGAATGCAAAAGAACAGACATAAactcaaacaaattaaaagcAGCTTTCTATGAAAAATTAGCTATAGAATTTAACAGTGTTTGTGATGAATGTTATCGGTCACCCAAAATTCTTCGTAGTAAgtatgaaaacataaaaaaatgtggaaaaaaaGTGTTTTCTAATGAAAGAGCATACCTACATGGTACTTGCGGAGGACCTGCAAGAACCACCTCTTCATCAAAGATACAATCAGAGCTTCAGGAAATTCTTGGGAATCAGGTGACTGATTCAATTCTGGTTCAACTGTTTCCATTCAGAGTTTGA
- the LOC107883695 gene encoding uncharacterized protein LOC107883695, with the protein MVTKNSLRESKYIFLIGHSSNQIVGSKLPSNKQVLSVLFFNLREVNLNLHQSATLVIQEAIIFWRKARIPTKTEQKCVTKLEDLYQEWRNLQKSEYRKSATQMEKNTQFVSKLDDLFDLSNANALDLMSNEEDRAFLIAQRQKGRTGSLLGIDQKTNKKEKTIEDRKQATNKRKDRARNEFEASSKTVELLSSSSSDECDDADNDAFVHEDIPGPSSKYFKPTRGYDDFVSEKLAIVLDKCKISDRNAVHLFIATAEALGNNVNELIVNRSSIRRSRIKYRKQRAEKIRRDYNLAKKTQLLYTGTENFFQI; encoded by the exons ATGGTTACCAAGAATAGCTTACGTgagtcaaaatatatatttttaattggacATAGTTCAAATCAAATAGTTGGTAGTAAATTACCATCAAACAAGCAAGTTTTGTcagtactattttttaatttgcgcGAAGTTAATTTAAATCTTCATCAAAGTGCTACATTAGTGATACAAGAAGCGATAATTTTTTGGCGGAAGGCACGTATACCAACAAAAACCGAACAAAAATGTGTGACCAAGTTGGAGGATTTATACCAAGAGTGGAGAAATTTGCAAAAGTCAGAATATAGAAAAAGTGCAActcaaatggaaaaaaatacgCAGTTTGTATCAAAGCTAGACGATTTATTCGATTTATCAAACGCAAACGCTTTAGATTTAATGTCTAATGAAGAAGATAGAGCATTTTTAATTGCCCAGAGACAGAAAGGTCGAACTGGATCATTGCTTGGTATTgatcaaaaaacaaataaaaaagaaaaaaccatAGAGGATCGGAAACAAGCGACAAATAAAAGAAAAGATCGTGCTCGTAATGAATTCGAAGCTTCAA gTAAAACTGTAGAACTTCTGTCTTCCAGTAGTTCTGACGAATGTGACGATGCGGACAATGATGCATTTGTACATGAAGATATTCCCGGTCCATCAAGTAAATATTTCAAGCCAACCAGAGGGTACGATGACTTTGTCTCCGAAAAACTTGCAATCGTGTTGGACAAATGTAAAATCAGTGACCGGAATGCTGTACATCTTTTCATTGCTACTGCAGAAGCTTTaggtaataatgttaatgaacTTATTGTAAACCGATCATCGATACGACGATCTCGCATAAAATACCGTAAGCAACGTGCTGAAAAAATACGTCGTGACTATAATTTAGCTAAGAAGACGCAGTTGTTATACACTGGGACGGAAAACTTCTTCCAAATTTAA